The Sporocytophaga myxococcoides genome window below encodes:
- a CDS encoding glycosyltransferase has translation MAQSYPLKFSVAMTTYNQEQYIAKALDSILSQKHDYNYEIVVSDDCSTDNTRQIIKDYQKEYPHIIRPILNNKNLGVSKNCIQNFRSCRGEYIATLDGDDYWTDQDKIKKQITFLDENPQYVISCHRYKRFYTETQKYEDDLHPELFIDKPDGFEFGQEYYFEKWLTQTLTMVFRNSAMEDTPHFETNRYCWDTQIFWTLLNKGKGYVHNFFGGVYLIHSKGVWSKHIDQQKYSLNYLSIEELYRDFHDNIHLKRIYNLYKKNLPWIKSEFRRPLNPEILSNKHFTIVSDDNWGEELYKAFNLPRLTPFIGTHIYNKDFVKLTDKFSYYINQKIKFIDLSESNNIKEFRHTYGTQYPIGKLDDIEIHFTKFRSEQDALNSWEDGKNNIVWDNIYFKMDASHEGENIDEINNFQKTQVKNKVCFLNHHDKNKLKELVNKDNLIIMDFWNPQSDIFFPYSISTFDVITWLNTGKAYYYQSKYDVNNIFSPVRKRFFHFTEFDGNNAGLLDADLYANAYQIRTNNDTEVIKISYDKQDEEYFRLSLQEPEHPLNIDLYVDLSEKENRHILILMNGDKEASLTMDIIARDENENDFSIKSLTKANIEQEYQWLHFDFTSLPHDQNFNFLLSRIKSFSFYINEREKAKGEVNILAFFAGSMDKFQELID, from the coding sequence ATGGCCCAAAGCTATCCATTGAAGTTTAGTGTTGCAATGACGACTTATAATCAGGAGCAATATATCGCTAAAGCTCTTGATAGTATCTTATCTCAGAAGCACGATTATAATTATGAAATTGTTGTAAGTGATGATTGCAGCACTGATAATACAAGGCAAATCATTAAGGATTACCAAAAGGAATATCCTCACATAATCAGACCAATATTAAATAACAAAAATTTAGGTGTTTCCAAAAACTGTATTCAGAATTTCAGGTCATGCAGAGGTGAATATATAGCTACACTGGACGGAGATGACTACTGGACTGACCAAGATAAAATAAAAAAACAAATTACATTTTTAGATGAAAATCCCCAATATGTAATTTCCTGTCACAGATACAAAAGGTTTTATACAGAAACGCAGAAATACGAAGACGACCTTCACCCGGAACTCTTTATAGACAAACCGGATGGATTTGAATTTGGCCAGGAATATTATTTTGAAAAATGGCTTACACAAACTCTGACTATGGTTTTCAGAAACAGTGCCATGGAGGATACTCCACATTTTGAGACTAACAGATATTGTTGGGATACTCAGATTTTCTGGACATTACTAAACAAGGGAAAAGGATATGTACATAACTTCTTCGGAGGCGTATATCTGATTCATTCCAAAGGCGTCTGGAGCAAACATATAGACCAACAGAAATATTCTTTGAATTACCTTAGTATTGAAGAGCTATATCGGGACTTTCATGATAATATACATTTGAAAAGAATCTATAACTTATATAAAAAGAACTTACCCTGGATAAAAAGTGAATTCCGAAGACCATTAAATCCAGAAATTTTATCCAATAAGCATTTTACAATTGTAAGTGATGACAACTGGGGAGAAGAATTATACAAAGCTTTTAATCTACCAAGACTCACCCCTTTTATCGGAACCCATATATATAATAAAGACTTTGTTAAACTTACAGATAAATTCAGTTATTACATCAACCAGAAAATAAAATTCATAGATCTTTCTGAAAGCAATAATATAAAGGAGTTCAGACATACTTACGGGACTCAGTATCCGATTGGAAAACTTGATGACATTGAAATTCATTTCACAAAATTCAGATCAGAACAAGATGCATTAAACTCATGGGAGGATGGAAAAAACAATATAGTATGGGATAATATTTATTTTAAAATGGATGCTTCACATGAAGGAGAAAACATAGATGAAATAAATAATTTCCAAAAAACACAAGTAAAGAATAAAGTCTGCTTTTTAAACCATCATGATAAGAACAAGCTTAAAGAATTGGTAAATAAAGACAATTTAATCATTATGGATTTCTGGAATCCCCAAAGCGATATCTTCTTTCCATATTCCATAAGTACCTTTGATGTAATCACCTGGTTAAATACAGGAAAAGCATATTATTATCAAAGTAAGTATGATGTAAATAATATATTCTCACCGGTCAGAAAAAGATTCTTCCATTTCACAGAATTTGATGGAAATAATGCAGGACTTCTGGATGCTGACCTTTATGCCAATGCATACCAGATAAGAACCAACAACGATACTGAAGTTATAAAAATATCCTATGACAAACAGGATGAAGAATACTTTCGTCTTTCTTTACAGGAACCCGAACACCCCTTAAATATTGATTTATACGTTGATCTATCCGAAAAAGAAAACAGACATATCCTGATTTTAATGAATGGAGATAAAGAAGCAAGTTTAACTATGGACATCATTGCCAGAGACGAAAATGAAAACGATTTTTCTATCAAAAGCCTGACAAAAGCAAATATAGAGCAAGAATATCAATGGCTTCACTTTGATTTCACATCTCTCCCACATGACCAAAACTTTAACTTTTTATTATCAAGAATAAAATCATTCAGTTTTTATATCAATGAACGTGAAAAAGCTAAAGGAGAAGTAAACATACTGGCATTCTTTGCGGGTTCAATGGACAAATTTCAGGAATTAATAGATTGA
- a CDS encoding glycosyltransferase family 2 protein: protein MGLLKISICTVCMNRLHHIMQTLPANIENNKDYPEVEFVLLDYNSSDGLEAWVKNNMKKYLETGILKYFRTEEPAFFDRTHSRNLLFKLASGDIISNVDADNYTGIGYAAYLNEVFSEDKDIYVVADTKKRYYFLRNAFGRFACQKKDYIAIGGMDETMKSYGSETIDLYERLSNLGRKEYVIKNTNLLKAISHADEERIENEFFLKNIDRFYSKYLSHDSSELLFLFKDHNYEKCKIVPEIIETHLPATILEGTLEKGTWTEEGNNIWLDDKTFQIADKGRLTEVGNSDGDFYKIDDVRFLQNVAKNYSFIINNDKLAQNKRDKSLVVNDNSFGKGCVTFNFETLVNIS, encoded by the coding sequence ATGGGTCTATTAAAAATCTCTATTTGTACTGTTTGCATGAACAGACTTCATCATATTATGCAGACGCTTCCGGCAAATATTGAAAATAATAAGGACTATCCTGAGGTAGAGTTTGTATTACTTGATTATAATTCTTCAGATGGTTTAGAAGCATGGGTGAAGAATAATATGAAAAAATACTTAGAAACCGGAATTCTTAAGTACTTCCGTACTGAAGAACCTGCTTTTTTTGACAGGACCCATTCCAGGAATTTATTATTTAAGCTTGCATCGGGAGACATCATATCAAATGTGGATGCAGACAATTATACTGGAATTGGATATGCGGCTTATCTTAATGAAGTATTTTCAGAGGATAAGGATATTTATGTTGTCGCTGATACTAAAAAGAGATATTACTTTTTGAGAAATGCTTTTGGCCGGTTTGCTTGCCAGAAGAAGGATTATATAGCAATTGGCGGAATGGATGAAACAATGAAAAGTTATGGATCCGAAACGATTGACTTATACGAAAGACTTTCAAATTTGGGCAGAAAGGAATATGTAATCAAAAATACAAATCTTCTTAAAGCCATTAGTCATGCAGATGAAGAAAGAATAGAGAATGAGTTTTTTTTGAAAAATATAGATCGATTCTATAGTAAGTATCTTTCGCATGATTCATCAGAATTGCTTTTTTTATTTAAAGACCATAATTATGAAAAATGCAAAATAGTGCCGGAAATCATAGAAACTCATTTGCCAGCAACAATTTTGGAAGGGACTCTCGAAAAAGGAACCTGGACTGAAGAGGGGAATAATATCTGGTTAGATGATAAGACTTTTCAGATTGCAGACAAAGGTAGGTTAACAGAGGTAGGAAATAGTGATGGAGATTTTTATAAGATTGATGATGTTCGTTTTCTTCAGAATGTAGCTAAGAATTATTCATTTATAATAAACAATGATAAGCTGGCTCAGAATAAAAGGGATAAAAGTCTTGTGGTAAATGATAATTCATTTGGGAAAGGTTGTGTGACTTTCAATTTTGAGACTTTGGTAAACATATCATAG
- a CDS encoding lantibiotic dehydratase C-terminal domain-containing protein has translation MKALRNPWISISLYHNEIEKVIHDVVLPIKDELYEKDLTNKVIFNRSFDRGENTIIMCEISNENNRELIKSIARHKATEFFESNPAPAKKIELPVNDWFLPYPNNHIHINDYFLFDIMETGGLQASTLAEEILSESSSTILDFIEAMEDGWNIDTAIGLGIQLHVVLFLAFDKNLENASNFYESFFNNILNVTQGGQDQEKFRNELLQGLQSTFSGQKENLRDYVCYITSTILDNDEFEDEWLNDWYNLCCNINNKVNALQSTGEFIAPEDLKLNTSIAASEEEQQKWIVIQYYLRSINSQLGILNAYELNLIYTIKECIALIAEEANT, from the coding sequence ATGAAAGCATTGCGAAACCCCTGGATATCTATTTCTCTATATCATAATGAAATAGAAAAAGTCATTCACGATGTAGTCCTGCCCATCAAAGATGAATTATATGAAAAGGACCTTACCAATAAAGTAATATTCAATCGTAGTTTTGATCGTGGAGAAAATACAATTATAATGTGTGAGATCAGTAACGAAAACAACAGGGAACTGATAAAGTCAATTGCCAGACATAAAGCCACCGAGTTTTTCGAAAGTAATCCTGCTCCTGCTAAAAAAATTGAATTGCCTGTTAACGACTGGTTCCTACCTTACCCGAATAATCATATTCATATCAATGATTACTTTCTGTTTGATATAATGGAGACAGGAGGCCTGCAAGCTTCAACCCTTGCAGAAGAGATACTCTCAGAATCATCTTCAACCATATTGGATTTTATCGAAGCTATGGAAGACGGGTGGAATATAGATACAGCTATAGGACTAGGAATTCAGCTTCATGTCGTTCTCTTCCTTGCATTTGACAAAAACCTTGAAAATGCATCTAACTTTTATGAATCTTTTTTTAATAACATTTTAAATGTAACTCAGGGAGGGCAAGATCAGGAAAAGTTCAGAAATGAACTTCTGCAAGGTTTACAATCAACTTTTAGCGGGCAAAAGGAAAATCTAAGAGATTATGTGTGTTATATTACCTCTACAATACTTGATAATGATGAATTTGAAGATGAATGGCTTAACGACTGGTACAATCTATGCTGCAATATCAACAATAAGGTTAATGCTCTTCAAAGCACCGGTGAATTTATTGCTCCCGAAGATTTAAAACTGAATACTAGTATCGCTGCCAGTGAGGAAGAACAGCAAAAATGGATTGTTATTCAGTACTATCTTAGATCAATCAATTCACAACTGGGAATTTTAAATGCATATGAACTCAATCTGATTTATACAATCAAAGAATGCATCGCACTGATAGCTGAGGAAGCAAACACTTAA
- a CDS encoding HlyD family secretion protein: MVEIEDNIRRSDAVHEMMARTPPWIARTGSILLFIWFCILITLSFIIKYPEILDGPINITTKTPPAELVAKANGRINLLVTNNDKVSKDQIIAYIKNPASFEEVVLLNKLMPFFEGLVNNPAKIRSKMDSIPNLTNLGQVQNAYNAFVSKLFAYDLTYTLEKNKRLVASNLEQVGTLERKAILLDEKDKVLQQELQIAEDNFKKDQSLYERGHISKLDYDASKTNFLQTRKNIQTNRQALIENRQNLQHLTYNNNELTLNDKEQKESLNVGIKASYNILVSELKAFKEEFFMTSPIYGNVTFFDVWNNNQFVNKGDQVAFIVTDSKDILGKLQVKGNKFGKVKLGQKVRVKLNSYPMSEYGILFGKVSNISKVNKNNVYVIDVDLPDTLITTYKKYIPYKHEMKGLGEIITENMSIIERIFYHMRSLGRKEYIGDEELQKKL; this comes from the coding sequence ATGGTAGAAATAGAAGATAACATAAGAAGGAGTGATGCCGTTCATGAAATGATGGCCCGCACTCCGCCATGGATTGCAAGGACAGGAAGCATCTTACTGTTTATATGGTTTTGTATTCTGATTACGTTAAGTTTTATAATCAAGTATCCTGAAATTCTGGATGGTCCGATTAACATTACTACAAAAACACCTCCTGCTGAACTGGTAGCAAAAGCAAACGGTAGAATTAATCTATTAGTAACTAATAATGATAAGGTTAGTAAAGACCAGATCATTGCCTATATTAAAAATCCTGCTTCCTTTGAAGAGGTCGTTTTACTCAATAAGCTTATGCCATTTTTCGAAGGCCTTGTAAATAATCCGGCTAAAATCAGGTCAAAAATGGACTCAATACCTAACCTCACCAATCTTGGTCAGGTGCAGAATGCTTACAATGCTTTTGTCAGTAAGTTGTTTGCCTATGACCTTACTTATACACTTGAAAAGAATAAAAGGCTTGTAGCCAGTAATCTTGAACAGGTAGGTACTTTAGAAAGAAAAGCTATTTTGTTGGATGAGAAGGATAAAGTTCTTCAACAGGAATTACAAATAGCTGAAGATAATTTTAAGAAAGACCAGTCATTGTATGAAAGAGGTCACATATCCAAACTTGATTATGATGCTTCCAAAACAAATTTTCTTCAAACCAGAAAAAATATTCAAACCAATAGACAAGCATTGATAGAAAACAGACAGAACCTTCAGCATCTTACTTATAACAATAATGAACTTACATTAAATGATAAGGAACAGAAAGAATCACTGAATGTGGGAATAAAAGCTTCTTATAATATACTTGTTTCAGAACTGAAAGCCTTTAAAGAAGAGTTCTTCATGACTTCACCTATTTATGGAAATGTTACTTTTTTTGATGTATGGAATAACAATCAGTTTGTAAATAAGGGAGATCAGGTAGCATTTATAGTTACGGATTCCAAAGATATTTTAGGTAAGCTTCAGGTAAAGGGTAATAAATTCGGAAAAGTCAAATTAGGACAAAAAGTTAGAGTTAAGTTGAATAGTTATCCAATGTCTGAATATGGAATATTGTTTGGTAAAGTCAGTAATATATCAAAAGTTAATAAGAATAATGTCTATGTAATTGATGTAGATCTTCCGGATACTCTTATTACAACCTATAAGAAGTATATTCCATATAAGCATGAAATGAAAGGGCTAGGTGAAATCATTACGGAGAATATGAGTATTATCGAAAGGATATTCTATCATATGAGATCTTTAGGGAGAAAAGAATATATCGGAGACGAAGAACTACAAAAGAAGCTATGA
- a CDS encoding DUF1919 domain-containing protein, with translation MTLSKKYPVKFSVAMTTYNHEKYLAHTLDCIFAQIHDYSFEIVISDDCSTDSTQEIIKDYHKKYPDIIVPILHDKNIGVSKNCLHNLRSCRGEYIVTLDGDDYFTEPNKLKWQIEFLDKNPDFVISCHRFQRFYEDTGRFDIDFYPELFTNNPDGFEFGPEKFFDQWLTQTLTVVFRSSAIDNTPQLESFKYCWDLTIFWTVMTKGKAYIHNFFGAVYRIHSEGHWSQKNLDKKYTQNYLIFEELLKFDPENIHIKRIFEIHQNNLLWRASENRKPLDLNKIENKSFTIVSDDTWGAEVYKALGIPYQTPFVGIHIYNKDFIKLVSNFENIINQNIQFVPISQSKYVKEFQENFGKPYPLGILGESIELHFIDYTSEEEAINQWNERKSKINYDHLFFKMDGTRETENIDEIKQFVSLGLKNKVCFLGFYQLGKVKNDPVKDELVIMENWAPVSEIFFPCSLSYFNVIDWLNGGKGYYTEQTPYNDTIFKTITGRAEFFLTFDKKDERKIDALTYPDAYHLKIDHETESVKIKYNKKATEFFHIPAQISNQELNESLFLDLSDPENRHVFLLTRGSNGTKLGLNLGARAEDNLYDFVFETEGIEQQLSDDFEWIHFDFSLFKVDLPTELMFSRIKSFYIYANPKEEAAGEIEIMALFSGSKEKFQEMLS, from the coding sequence ATGACATTATCAAAAAAATATCCCGTTAAGTTCAGTGTTGCAATGACAACATATAACCATGAAAAATATTTAGCACACACACTAGACTGTATTTTTGCTCAGATTCATGATTATTCTTTTGAAATAGTTATCAGTGATGATTGTAGTACCGATAGCACGCAAGAAATCATAAAAGATTACCATAAGAAATATCCGGATATTATTGTTCCAATTTTACACGATAAAAATATAGGTGTATCTAAAAACTGCCTGCACAACCTACGATCATGCAGAGGTGAATATATTGTTACACTGGATGGAGATGACTATTTTACAGAACCAAATAAACTAAAATGGCAAATTGAATTTCTGGATAAAAATCCGGACTTTGTTATCTCATGTCATAGATTCCAAAGGTTCTATGAAGATACAGGAAGGTTCGATATTGATTTTTATCCCGAACTATTTACAAACAATCCTGATGGTTTTGAATTTGGGCCTGAAAAGTTCTTTGACCAATGGCTAACACAAACCTTAACCGTCGTATTCAGAAGCAGCGCCATTGATAATACACCTCAATTGGAATCTTTTAAATACTGTTGGGATCTGACTATCTTCTGGACAGTTATGACAAAAGGAAAAGCATATATACATAATTTCTTTGGAGCGGTCTACAGAATTCATAGCGAAGGGCATTGGAGTCAGAAAAATTTAGATAAAAAATACACACAGAATTATCTGATATTTGAAGAGCTGCTAAAGTTTGATCCTGAAAACATACACATAAAACGAATATTTGAAATCCATCAGAACAATCTTCTTTGGAGAGCATCAGAAAACAGAAAGCCACTTGATCTGAATAAAATAGAGAACAAAAGCTTCACAATTGTAAGTGATGACACTTGGGGAGCTGAAGTTTATAAAGCGCTTGGTATTCCATACCAAACTCCATTTGTCGGAATCCATATATATAACAAGGACTTTATAAAACTTGTAAGTAATTTTGAAAACATTATCAACCAAAACATTCAATTTGTACCCATATCACAATCGAAGTATGTCAAAGAATTTCAAGAGAATTTCGGTAAACCATATCCTCTTGGTATATTGGGAGAATCTATTGAATTGCATTTTATAGACTATACATCAGAAGAAGAAGCCATCAATCAATGGAATGAAAGAAAATCAAAAATTAACTATGACCATTTATTCTTTAAAATGGATGGTACGAGAGAAACCGAAAATATAGATGAGATTAAACAGTTTGTATCTTTGGGTTTAAAGAATAAAGTATGTTTCCTTGGATTTTACCAGCTGGGAAAAGTCAAGAATGATCCGGTAAAAGATGAATTAGTTATCATGGAAAACTGGGCCCCTGTAAGCGAAATCTTTTTTCCGTGTTCGCTATCCTACTTTAACGTAATTGACTGGTTAAATGGAGGGAAAGGTTATTACACAGAGCAAACTCCTTATAATGATACCATCTTTAAAACGATAACCGGCAGAGCTGAATTTTTCCTGACCTTTGATAAGAAAGATGAACGTAAGATAGATGCACTCACATATCCAGATGCTTACCATCTAAAAATAGACCATGAAACAGAATCTGTTAAGATCAAGTATAATAAAAAAGCAACCGAGTTCTTTCATATACCCGCACAAATATCAAATCAAGAGTTGAATGAGAGTTTATTTCTAGATCTATCTGATCCTGAAAACAGACATGTATTTTTACTTACAAGAGGAAGTAACGGCACAAAGCTTGGCTTAAATCTTGGTGCAAGAGCCGAAGACAATTTATATGATTTTGTTTTTGAGACGGAAGGAATTGAACAACAACTGAGCGATGATTTTGAGTGGATACATTTTGACTTTTCATTATTCAAAGTTGATTTACCTACAGAACTGATGTTTTCCAGAATAAAAAGTTTTTACATTTATGCAAATCCTAAAGAAGAAGCGGCAGGAGAAATAGAAATAATGGCTTTATTCAGTGGTTCGAAAGAAAAATTCCAGGAAATGCTTAGCTAA
- a CDS encoding glycosyltransferase family 2 protein — MKQKISFCTVCMNRLHHLRQTLPLNIKSNLSYGNLEFIVMDYSSSDGLSEWIKSEMSEYIEKGILVYYRYDEADYFDRSHSRNLMFKLATGDIICNTDADNYLGKGFAAYISKKFQEQENLFLVPDTKRKFYYLRDALGRFCAAKQDFMDVSGYDERMSGYGFEDDDLYERLIHNGKKEVIIMDLNYLRAIKHGNENRVENEFYTNYFHKIYINYEKPERSNVVVLYKNGLAHKGILSPNMYNTPAPAVLENNQWEAAYWEKEGNKIVLTSTDNKTTYTFIEMNDWITYNNIDYYNISNELFLRKLSYDLPLITNFGHFLSNKEKRAGVNLDGFGKGAVYKNFSTKKNIVS; from the coding sequence ATGAAACAAAAAATCTCTTTCTGTACAGTCTGCATGAACAGACTGCATCATCTAAGACAGACCCTTCCTCTGAATATAAAAAGCAACTTGTCTTATGGCAATCTTGAATTTATAGTAATGGATTACAGTTCTTCTGATGGCCTCTCTGAATGGATCAAGTCTGAAATGTCAGAATATATTGAGAAAGGTATTCTGGTGTATTATCGCTATGATGAAGCCGACTATTTCGACAGAAGTCATTCCAGAAATCTTATGTTCAAACTTGCCACAGGAGACATCATCTGTAATACAGATGCTGATAATTACCTGGGTAAAGGATTTGCCGCTTACATCTCAAAAAAATTTCAGGAACAGGAAAATCTTTTTCTTGTACCGGATACAAAAAGAAAATTTTATTATCTAAGAGATGCCTTGGGCAGATTTTGCGCAGCAAAACAAGATTTTATGGATGTTTCCGGGTATGATGAAAGAATGAGTGGTTATGGATTTGAAGATGATGATCTTTATGAAAGACTCATCCACAATGGCAAAAAGGAAGTCATCATTATGGATTTAAACTACCTTCGCGCAATCAAGCATGGAAATGAGAACCGTGTTGAAAATGAGTTTTACACCAATTATTTTCATAAAATTTATATTAACTATGAAAAACCAGAAAGGTCTAATGTGGTTGTACTTTACAAAAATGGCTTAGCTCATAAAGGAATTTTATCTCCCAATATGTACAACACTCCTGCTCCTGCCGTATTGGAAAACAATCAATGGGAAGCTGCATATTGGGAAAAAGAAGGTAATAAAATAGTTCTGACATCAACCGATAATAAGACCACCTATACATTCATTGAGATGAATGATTGGATTACTTATAACAACATAGATTATTATAATATTTCCAATGAGTTGTTTCTTCGCAAGCTATCTTATGACCTCCCTCTTATTACAAACTTCGGACATTTTCTTTCCAATAAAGAAAAAAGAGCTGGAGTTAATTTAGATGGATTCGGAAAAGGAGCTGTGTATAAGAACTTTTCAACTAAAAAAAACATCGTTTCCTAG
- a CDS encoding peptidase domain-containing ABC transporter, with product MKKFPFYFQLDQMDCGATCLRMIAKYYGKSLAIEKIREKCYVGRDGVSLLGISDGAENLGFHTLAVRLSYDVLANEAPLPCILYWREKHFLILYKVTKNKLYLADPAIGLITYTPEEFKKAWIIPKANETPEGFALMLEPTPAFYEDEDNVETKKSGIRHYLKYLRPYKKYYFHLILSLTVATVISLLLPFLTQSMVDVGINNQDVDFVYIVLIAQIVLFLSSKSGEFVRGWISFHMISKVNVTILSDFLVKLMKLPVAYFDRKTPGDILKRIEDHERIQLFLTTTLVHFAFSLMSMVIFGGILAYYSIGLFLIFAVGSLLYFTWIFSLLAKRKVLDYRNFDQAVLSENNTIELVTGMQEIKLQNCERQKRWEWEKIQAKKFKLGIDGVRLGQIEQTGSSILYEVKNILLTFYAAMLVIQGEMTLGMMLAVQYIVGQLNWMTVDIIRFVHDTQNAQLSISRLSEIHEMPNEETEESVLDAEMERVQDIVFENVSFQYGGPRSKMVLEDINLRIPHNKVTAIVGTSGSGKTTLLSLLLKSYKVTHGAIKFGKSNINNISFKSWRKKFACVTQQSFIFSDTIARNIAVGEEIIDKKRMKEATLTANIRDFIEELPIEYNTKIGANGVGLSQGQKQRILLARAVYKNPEILLLDEATNSLDANNERVIINNLNEFFKGKTVVVVAHRLSTVKDADQIVVLEKGKIVEVGNHESLIKSKGAYFNLVKNQLELAS from the coding sequence ATGAAGAAATTTCCTTTCTATTTTCAGCTTGATCAGATGGATTGCGGGGCTACATGCCTAAGAATGATTGCTAAGTATTATGGTAAATCTCTTGCCATTGAAAAGATCAGGGAAAAGTGTTATGTGGGGAGGGATGGTGTATCTTTACTGGGGATCAGTGATGGTGCTGAGAACCTTGGTTTTCATACCCTTGCAGTAAGACTTTCTTACGATGTACTTGCCAATGAAGCGCCTCTTCCTTGTATATTGTATTGGAGAGAGAAACACTTTCTGATCCTTTATAAGGTAACTAAAAATAAATTGTATCTGGCAGATCCTGCTATTGGTTTAATTACCTATACACCTGAGGAGTTTAAGAAAGCATGGATTATACCTAAAGCAAACGAAACTCCGGAAGGATTTGCATTAATGCTGGAGCCAACCCCTGCTTTTTATGAGGATGAAGATAATGTTGAAACCAAAAAGTCCGGTATACGACATTATCTGAAGTATCTTAGACCCTATAAGAAATATTATTTCCATCTTATTCTAAGTCTCACAGTTGCTACTGTAATCTCATTGTTACTGCCCTTTCTGACTCAATCAATGGTAGATGTGGGTATTAATAATCAGGATGTCGACTTTGTATATATAGTTTTAATTGCTCAGATAGTTTTGTTCCTGAGCAGTAAATCAGGAGAGTTTGTTAGAGGATGGATTTCGTTTCATATGATCAGTAAAGTGAATGTAACCATTCTTTCTGATTTCCTTGTAAAACTAATGAAACTTCCTGTAGCCTACTTTGACAGAAAAACTCCGGGAGATATACTCAAGAGAATTGAAGACCATGAAAGGATACAATTGTTCTTAACAACTACGTTGGTTCACTTTGCATTCTCGCTGATGAGCATGGTTATATTCGGAGGGATCTTAGCATACTACAGCATAGGTCTCTTTCTGATATTTGCTGTTGGTAGTCTTTTGTATTTTACCTGGATATTTTCATTGCTTGCCAAAAGGAAAGTGCTTGACTACAGAAATTTTGACCAGGCAGTTCTGAGTGAAAACAATACAATCGAACTTGTGACCGGAATGCAGGAAATTAAGTTACAGAATTGCGAAAGGCAGAAAAGGTGGGAATGGGAGAAAATTCAGGCAAAGAAATTCAAGCTTGGTATAGATGGAGTGAGGCTTGGTCAGATTGAACAGACAGGCTCTTCCATTTTATATGAAGTAAAAAATATCCTTCTGACTTTTTATGCAGCAATGTTAGTCATTCAAGGCGAAATGACACTGGGTATGATGCTCGCAGTCCAATATATTGTTGGGCAGCTTAACTGGATGACTGTTGATATAATCCGATTTGTTCATGATACTCAAAATGCTCAATTAAGTATAAGCAGATTATCAGAAATTCATGAAATGCCTAATGAAGAAACAGAGGAATCTGTTTTGGATGCTGAAATGGAACGTGTTCAGGATATAGTATTCGAAAACGTATCCTTTCAGTATGGAGGTCCTAGATCTAAGATGGTACTGGAAGATATTAATCTGAGAATACCTCATAATAAAGTAACAGCAATTGTTGGTACAAGCGGAAGTGGCAAGACTACCCTTTTGTCTTTACTTCTTAAATCATATAAGGTAACGCATGGAGCCATTAAATTTGGTAAATCGAATATCAATAACATAAGCTTTAAATCCTGGAGGAAAAAATTTGCCTGTGTTACTCAACAAAGTTTTATATTCTCAGATACCATTGCAAGAAACATTGCAGTCGGTGAAGAGATCATAGATAAAAAAAGGATGAAAGAAGCAACTCTAACTGCTAATATCCGCGATTTCATAGAAGAGCTTCCAATCGAATATAATACAAAAATTGGAGCCAATGGTGTGGGACTTAGTCAGGGACAGAAACAAAGAATACTGCTTGCCAGAGCTGTTTATAAAAATCCTGAAATTCTATTGCTGGATGAAGCAACAAACTCTCTCGATGCCAATAATGAAAGAGTAATTATTAACAATCTCAATGAATTTTTTAAAGGTAAGACAGTTGTGGTCGTGGCGCACAGACTTAGTACAGTGAAAGATGCCGATCAGATAGTCGTATTGGAGAAAGGTAAAATTGTTGAGGTTGGCAATCACGAATCATTGATTAAAAGCAAAGGGGCTTATTTTAATCTGGTTAAAAATCAACTAGAACTGGCAAGCTGA